The Prevotella sp. E2-28 genome includes the window AGAAGCCACGCAGGTTGTAACTCTTTACAATACCATTCAGCTCAGGATTCTCATCCTTCAGTCGCATCACGCTTGACCCAGTGAAAACAATCTTAAGACTAGGGTAGAGGTCGTAACATTTGCGAAGCTCCTGCGACCAGTCGTCCTGTTTAAAGACCTGATCAATGAGCAACACACGTCCGCCGCGATGATAGAACTCGCCTGCGAAATCGGCAATGCCACGTCCCTGAAAATAGAAGTTGTTCATGTTGATGTAAAGACACTGTTTGTCGTTTACATCAAATTTCTCTTTAGCGTATTGGAGAAGGAATGTTGTCTTTCCGATGCCTCTCGTACCCTTGATACCTATCATGCGGTCGCTCCAGTCTATTTCGTCCATAAGTGTACGACGAACTGGTGCATTCACATGCTCAACCAAGTATCTATGCGTTCTAAAGAAAGCTTCCATCCTACAGATTTGTTTTAAAACAGATGCAAAGGTACTACTTTTATTTCAAATTGCAAAGTAGAAATGGCAAAATCTTACAAAGCTATCAGTTTTTTCTGTAAAGATGTAAGTATTTTCACTTTTTTTTCGTTACCATATCCCAATATTACTATTTCAAGCAAACGCATAGCTATCGATAACCTGTTTTATAATTCTGAGATTCTCTGGATCATGTACCATCTGCATGTGGACGGAGCCAACGAAAGTGATAGGCATGTCAGGTTGCGATTCTTTCCAGTTTGCCTTGTTGACGGGGAAGTGAGCTATGGCTTCTTCACGGGTCTGACCTGGCGCATCTTCAAACTCAGTACACATGATGAGATGTGCAGGACCTGAATAATGGTGCTGAACGAAGGAACCAGAGAGCGTGTGCAAGACATGATTACGGAACTTGACTACTTCTTCTGAAATACCAGGCTCTACAACCATACCGCCCCAGTCGGCACCATACTTAGAACGACAGGCAAAGCCGTCAATAATGACTGCTGAAGGACGGGCAATCTTCTGAGTGTCGAGCTCTTCTGCCAAACGAAGCGCCATGTCTCCTCCCAAGCAAAGACCTGTGGTCACTATCGGCGTGGTGCGGTCTTTCAAGATGGGGCGAAGTATTCGTGCATACTCAGCCATCAGTGCATCCATATCTATGGGGAAGTCGGGACGAAGAGAATAGAATTCGCTGGCTGTCTCAACAACAAGAATGGTGTATTGATCCTTGAACACATGATGAAGGTTCATGTAGAAGGCTTCAAAGTAAGGTGTGCCAGAGCAAACGATGAGCAAGGGCTTATGACGATTGTCGGGTGTAGCGAAATAGATGACTCTGCCGTCAATCTGTTCCTGTGTCAGCGGTTCTTTGTTGGACTCCATGAATTCTGTCAGTTTGCGGATAGTCTTGCAATGATAGACATCAGCAGCATGTATCTGAAATCCGCGTGCCTGCATCTGACTGACATATTCAAGAATCTGGAGTGAGTTCATGCCAATTTCTTCCATCAGATTGGCATTGACATCAATAGACTCAGCTTCGATGCCAACAATCGTGGAGATAGTAAAACGACAACGGCGCTCCACTTCTAACAACTCTTCGTTGTTATCACTTCCTGCAGAACACAACTGTGGCTCTGGTAAGCGGGGGCGGTCTATCTTTCCGTTATGCGTCAAGGGGAAGTGGTCTGAGAAACTCCAATAGGCTGGTATCATATAAGTGGAGAGTTTGTCAGAAAGCCAGTCGCGTAAACAGGTAGCCGTCAGTTGACTATTCGCTGTTTCGATATGTGCCACTAACTGATTGGCATCGCCCATCTGGCGAACCTCAACGACACATTGCTGTACCTCGGGGTGAGAAAGAATGGAACTCTCAATATCAGCCAATTCGATGCGGTATCCACGCAGTTTGACTTGAAAGTCCTTTCGTCCCATGAAATAAAGTAATCCGTCAGCTTTACGGCAGACCATGTCGCCTGTAGCATAAAGTCGTGTATTGATGCCTTTCTCAAGGTCAGACGGACTGACGAAGGGATTGTTGATAAAACTCTTGTTGTTGAGTTCTGGACGGTTGTGATACCCCGTAGCCAACTGCAGTCCGCCAAGGTACAGCTCACCTACAACACCATCGGGTAAGAGATTCTGATCATCATCGAGCACATAGCAGGTGACGCCTGAAAGTGGTTTGCCGATGCAGTTTGAATCCTGTGTGGTATCATTTCCATAGGTGTGACTGGTGCTACATACGGTATTCTCTGTAGGACCATAGCCATTGATAAAACGGATGTTGCTATAGCGGGAGATAATCTCCTGACTTGGTGACTCACCGCCAACGAGGATGGTTTTTAGTGAAGTGGTTGCATCTTTGTGACAGGAATGAAGGAATGCCGGCGGGATGCAAGCCCACGTGATTTGCTCATCCTCCATCAGTTGGAACAGGCGTTCCGGGTCTTTCTTCAAAGACTCTGGAGCAGTTATCAGTGTGGCGCCAGTCAGCAGTGCACAGAAGATATCAATGACGGAAGCGTCGAAGATATAGGTTGAGAACTGGATGATACGATCGTCTGCCGTGGGACAATAGACACTAGGAGCACCTATCGTCACCATAGAAACCACGCTACTATGAGGTACGATAACTCCCTTTGGCTGTCCTGTTGTTCCTGATGTGTAAATCATATAGGCTGGAGTAGATGCCGTAATCTTTGGTTGTAGCGTATCTTCTATTTGTGCCTCTATCAAATCCTCTATGAGATAAATGCGGACTGATGGCACAAGGTCCTCGATATCTTTCTTTAGACTTTGAGTCGTTACAATTCGTTGCATCCCACTATCGGTCATAATATGACGTAAACGTTCCTTGGGATAGGAATCGTTGAGTGGTACATAGAAACAGCCAGCACGAACGATACCAAGAATGGTGGCCAGAGACTGAGAAGAACGTTCACAATAAATGCCTACAGCACCTTGTGGAAGTTCATCGGAAAGAAGTGACGCAGCCACACGGTGTGACGCCTCATCAAGTTGCTGATAGGTATAGCTGCAGTTTTCGTCTTTTAAGGCTAAATGATCTGGATGATGCGCTACCTGATGAAGGAATACATCAATGATGGTCTCTTTCGGTTTAGAGAGTGGAGAGATTGTATTCAATCTCACCTGTCTGTCATATTCAGACTTATCTACCATAGATGCCGACCTTACAGAATGCTTGTCATTATCCTCCACAAGGTTCTGTAGTAATGCCAGATAGCAACGGCTTAGTAATTCTACATCCTTTTTCTCGGCCATAGATTGACGATAAAGCCATCTGCATTGAAGATTCTTATCATCGTTATCAACAGTCAGCGTTAGTGGAGCCAACTGATAAGGCAGATTAACGCCTATACTTGTTTCATAGCGCATATTCTCTAATGTAAAATTGAAATACGGTAACTTCACAAGTGCATAAGGATGCGCCGTGGCTTCCCGTATATCTTTCATAGTATGATTGCAGAGTTGACTGAAGGTCATATCGAGCAGAGAGGAATCATACTTCAAAGGATAGGGATGAACAAAATAGCCCACCAAATCAAAATGAGTTGATGACGCACGTCCAGATGAAGGATAGCCTATCGTAAACTGTTGCTGTCTGGAAATTCGACTGCAAACCAGCATGAATGCTGATGAGAGGAATGAGAACAATGTGACATGATGTTGTGAACAGTAGTCATGAATAGCCTTTGACAAAGTTGGATTCATACTTGCAGCAACACATCCTGTCGTATAATCTGTGTTATCTGAATCAGTTTTGAAACCAGGTAAATTCAACTCTGGCACATCCTGCAGATATTGATCCCAATACTGTTTGCTATCTGTACCCAAAGCGCTCTGTTCCTTCTCGTTGGTATTAAAGACATAGTTGGCAAAATTATCTTTTACCGTTATCTCTTTCCCTTCATATAGTTTATAAAGCTGCTTGCTTAGTTCATCAAGCGACCAACCATCAGAGATGAGGTGATGTGTATAAACAGCAAACAGCCATCGTCCGTCGGCATCATGATAGAGCTCTACAAAATAAAGAGGTCCATGCATCAAGTCGAATGGATGTGACAGTCGTTCTGTAACAAGTTCCTTTATGGCATTTTCATCAGCAACGCTAAATTCAGGAATATCAGTTTGCTCTTTGAAGTCATTCACCTTCAGATAATGCTTTCCTTCACTATCCGTAAAGAATGTCATACGAAGGGCAGACTGTATCTGTACCAGTTTGTTCCATGCTGCTAAGAGTTTGTCCTTTTCCAGCGACAGTCCAAAAGGAATCAGTTCTACCAGATTATAGGCCAGTGATGCCTGCTGACTGAGTTGGCAATGTACAAAGACATTCTGAAGATAGTAGGATAGGGGAACAGTCTGTAGGTCTGTATCCTCAGATGTTGACGTCGATATATTCTCTCCTTGTACGGCAGAACTAACAAATAATGCTATTTGACGTAGTTTCAAATGAGAATATACATCATCTATCGTTATCTGAATATTGAATTGCTGTCGCAACTGTTCCGTCATCAAGATGACAGAGATGGAGTCACCACCAACTCCAATGAAATCACTATCAGAATCGAATGGTGTGGCATCGCCTAAAATATGATGCCATATAGCGGCAATCTCACGTTCAACATCTCCAGAGATTTCATCTTGCAGATGCTCAGTAGGCATCATAGCAGCTAACGCATGGAAATCGGTCTTGCCATTTATGTTCTTTGGTATTGTAGACACTTCAATGATACGGGAGGGTATCATGTAAGGGGGTAGTTTTCCCTTCAGTTCTTCACGTACTTGCACAGGATTTATCGGACTGACCGCAGCCTTCACGAAAGCACGCAAATACTTCTGCTCTCCTTGTGTAACAGCCTCTACAGCAGCAGATTCAACAGATTCGCATTTCTCCAAGGCAGTCTTTACTTCGCCTAACTCAATACGGAAGCCACGAATTTTTACCTGACTGTCCTTTCGTCCGCAGTAGATAATATGTCCGTCTGGCTGCTGATATACCATGTCGCCACTGGCATAAAGAATGGGAGCTGATGGAGCTTGGCTGACGAATGGGTTCGCAATAAATTTCTGCTTGTTTAGTTCCTCATTATTCAGATAACCACCCGACAATTGAATGCCACCGATATACAATTCACCTTTGGTGCCCTGTGGAACTTGATGCAGATGCTCATCCAAAATATAACAGGTTACCCCTTGAAACGGTTTACCTAAATCATTGGCAGAGCTTTCAGGCGTCATGATGCCTGCCACCGTGACTACCGTTGTCTCTGTAGGACCATAGGCATTAATCACCTTACATGCCTTCTGCCATTTGCGAATCAGAGGCTCAGGACATGATTCACCTGCAACAGTCAGGTACTTCAAGTGAGGGTATTTCTTAAAAGGAACGACAGACAGATGGGTAGGAGTGATACTGAACGTAGTGACGGGCTGGTGTTCCAGCAGTTCAGCTATCAATTGTGGATTATTCCTCTCCTGTTCGCTGAGGAAATACACAGGAGTTCCTGTCATCAACGGACAGAATATTTCCCAGATGGAATAGTCGAATACGATACTGGCAAGACTCGTTTCCAGCGTATTCTCTTCAGAAGGAATTAATTGCAGACGTGCTTCTATGAGATTTTGTACGCCAGCCTGTGTAATGGGTGAACCTTTTGGCCTGCCTGTTGTGCCTGAAGTATAGATAACGTAAGCGTAGGTATTCGGTTCTGCGCATATCGAGGTAGGATGAACATCGTTCAATACAGACTCATTGATAGTCATCCAATGTGTCAGGGGATAATCTGCTGTTGGTGCAACGCAATCAGTTAGTATCAATTGCAGCTTACAGTCATCAAGAATATAGTCAATACGTTCTGACGAGAATTTCGGGTCCATCGGAACATAGGCGAAGCCTGCTTTCCAGATGCCGAGCATCATTGGAATAGTATATAAGGTACGCGAAGAATAAAGACCTATGAAAGGACATTCCTTGGGGGAAAGTCCGCAATCAATTATCAGTTGTGCTATTTTATCTGATATTAGGTCCAACTCATGGTATGTGGCACTCTGATTTCCGAATTTAAGGGCTATGTCAGATGAATGTTGTTCTACTATTCTTTTGAAGAGGTTATTCATGTCTAAAGAGTATATTTGATAGAAGCCAGCAATGTACGTCCTGGGTTATACCACGGCATAATAATTAGCGTAGCACCAGAAATATATGTTTTCTTATCGAAAATGTTCTCACAATCCAATTGCAAACTCATGTGCTTACCAAACTGATAACGTGCTCCCAAGTCAATAACGGTATTGTCTGAATACTTCGTGTCTTCAAGTGTAGGATCTGGTGACTGGATATAGAACTTGCTACCGAATTTCACATTTGATGTCAGCCAAAGATGTTGATTATTTTTTCCTAATACATCATACATCAGTTGTACATTACTAATAAAATCAGGTACCGAATAAATATGATGCCCCTTGACTGGATAGTCCTTTGCACTCAAAATGCGGGTGTGACTGGCTGTAAAGTTTGCCTTCAGTCGCTTACCGTTATAATGTAAGGCACATTCAGCACCAATCGTTTCCAGTTTACCAGAATTTCTATACTTGTCATCCTCGAGACCAGCAGAAGGAATGGAATAAATAATATCGGAGAATCTATTGTAGAATAGATTGACATCGTATGTAAGGTTTTTAAGTAAGATGTCCCCCATTACGTTAAACTGAACAGCATTCAGGTACTCAGGTTTCAAGTCAATACTGCCTTTATAGGTATTATCCATATTCAAACGATAGAAATAAGGTGCATCTACAAATGAACGTGAATAAGACAGTTTCATGCTCAGCGCTCTGGATGACGTATAGATAAATGCCACACGTGGAGAGAAAGCATTAATTCGAACACCGTTAGCGCGATATTTACTATCGAATCGTGTACCCGCATTCAAAATAAGTTTTGGAGTGAAATAATGTTTGTCTTGTACAAAGAACGAGATATTATTCTCACGTCCCGTCTTAATCGTATTATTCTTTTCAGAAAAGAACAGCATGATGTCGTCGAAATTTACGCCCACCATTCCATATGTATCATACAGGGAGAAATACTCGTATTGCATACCGGCCAGAAGGTTACCTTTCATCTTTCCCAAGGTGTAATTATAGTCCCCTCTAAGTGATGCACCGATAGTCATCTCTTTCCAATCATAAATCTGGTATGCGCCAATATAAGTTATTTTAATAGGATTGCCTTGCTCATCCTTCGCAGGAGTACCATCATCATTGAACTCTTCATATTCCATGAAGTCTGAAGCTGCACTATAATCATTAATGTCATACCAGTCACCATATACGGAGGCATTCAGCGAGAAATTTCCCAGTTTTTTGCTGTAACTCAAGTCTGCATGGTTCTCATCAACACAATAGCCAGGCTTTTGTCCGTCGAACCACCGATAGGTATCATAATCATAAAGGTGAGACAGCACAGAATACTGTTGCGTTTTTTTGCCACTCTTACTCGAGAACATCAGACTGAAATCATTCAATTTTATGTTGACACCTACATCGTAGGAAGGCTTTTCTGCGTATTTGTTGATATGGGCATAACCTCCGTATGATGAAGGCACCCCCGCAATTCTATAAATGTCTAACGACTGATCCAATTCTGGAGACAGATAACGGTCTTCACCATCAGAACTATACAGGGAAGCCCAGGCAAAGACATCACAATTCATGAAATGCGTTCCTGCTTGGAAGTCTGCTTTGTGCGTATTCAGAGAACCATAGCCATACTGAGCTGTCAGTCCATTAACGCTGGTACCATCCTTTGTAATGATATTAACCACAGCAGTAAGAGCCACGTTGCCGTAAAGAGAAGATGCAGGCCCACGAAGCACCTCAATATGATCAATCTTCTGCGTATTGATAGCATAGTCAGTACGTCCCAGGTTGGTGGAACGGGCATTCAAACGATGACCATTCTCCATGATAAGGATATTCTCCTGACTGGCCGTATAGGCACCATGCATGGCAATATTGTCAAGATTAGCCGAAGCTACCTCTGATACACCCGGAATATATGCAGCCAGGATTTGATTGAGGTTCTTGTTATAGCCCAGCATCTCAATCATCTCGGATGTAATAATCGTTACGGGCACAGGAGCCTCACTAATTTTCTCAGCCTGACTGGAAGCCGTTGTCACAGTCGTTGAACGTCCCGTCTTCAGTCTGCTTATCATATCCTCGAAACGCACTGGGTCTTGCACCGAAGTGTAGTAGGGGTTTTCTTGAATCAACAGCGACGTATAGCTTTCTGCCAAAGCAATACTGTCTTGAGCCAGATAGCATAGCGAAAGCAAACGATAGGCATTCTGCTTCAGGTTGCCATTGAAATACTTCAGGTTGCTCTTCAGTAGTTGGGTGGCTTGTTCCAACCGACCTATCTGATATTCCTTTTCTGCCTGATCATAGATCTGTCGAGCTGACCCGACATCCTGTGCCGAACCGGAAAGGGGCATTTGAAAACAAAGTATTGCTATGATGATAAGAACTTTCTGTCTCATGCTTTCTTAATAGGTAATACAAAGGTAAAGCAGGTGCCTTGTCCTTCATTGGAATCAAAGGACAACTGGCCCCCATGCTTGTTTTCTATGATATCACGTGTGATGCCCATGCCAAGACCAGTACCTTGACCAACGGGCTTCGTGGTGAAGAAATTCTCGTAAAGATGCTCCTTCACCTCGTCGCTCATACCTGTTCCGTTATCTTTAATCTGAATAATCAGTTCATCGGCAGCCGAAACCACCACCTCTATCGTAGGCTGATAGTCGGCACCTTCCTGCTGACTGCGCTGCTTCACAGCGTAGCAGGCATTGCTCATCACATTAAGCACCGCGCGACTCAAATCCTGCGGAATCACCATCATTTGGGGAATACCTTCCTGATAATTCTCCTTGATGCTGATGTTGAAACTCTTGTCATTGGCACGCATAGCATGATAAGCCAACCATACGTACTCTTTCACCAGATGGCAGACGTCCGTAGGCAGGAACTCGTTCTCTTTGCCTCTTGACATCAACAGGATACCACGGATGATGCTGATAGCCCGCTCACCATGTTCCACGATCTTCGCCATATTCTCTTTCAAGTCAGCCACGATGTCCTCTACCTCCTCACGATCGTTTTCAGGCAACTTATCCTCGTTGTCCTCCACGATTTCCGTCAGGTCGTTCAATAACTTGTCAGACATCTTGCTGAAGTTGATGACGAAGTTCAGCGGGTTCTGTATCTCATGGGCAATACCTGCGCTGAGCAGTCCCAGCGATGCCAGTTTCTCCTGTTCTTTCAACTTCTGTTGCAGGTCTTCCATTTGCTTCTCCATAGTCGTATCAGTTTTGACTTATTGGTAATGTGATTGTAAATTCCGTATAGACATCCTTCTCTGACTTCACGCTGATATCGCCACTGTGGTTCTGGATAATCTCACGGCTCAGGTACAAGCCTACGCCAGCAGCTTCGCCAGTAGGTTTCGTCGTGAAGAAGGGGTCGAATACCTTATTAATAATGGTATCTTCAATGCCAATACCGTTATCGCGAATGGCGATGGTAAGATGGTCGGCAGTGGTATCGACGCTTAGTGTAATCTCTGGGTCGTACTTCTCGCGCTGAGCTTTCTTCACGACCGCATAGACAGCATTACCCAGCATGCTCATCAGCGTCATGCTCAACTGCTCTGGATTACCATTGATAGAAATGCTCTCCTGCGGAATGTTGAAGTTGACCTTGATGCTGTACTCTTTTATCTTCTCAGCAAAGTAGCTATTAGTCATTTCCTTATCCTGATTCAGCACAGGCACTAAGTCCATAGGTTTGATACCACCGCTACGGTCTTTCAGCATCTCTTCCATAGCCTTTAGGATGCGCGTATTATTCTGTCCGTGTTCACTCACTTTCTGCAGGTTACCTATCAGCATATCGAGCACATCCATCGTATCCTCGTAGTTGTCCTCGCTCATGTTATCTTTCTCGTCCTCAATGTTGGCTTTAATATCCTTTGCCAGTCCTTCTGAGAGCTTTGCGAAGTTATTGATATAGTTCAGCGGGTTCAAGATACGGTCAATGAGTCCTTGTGTCAACTTACCTGCAGTGGCCATCTTCTCTTGACGAATCAACTCGTTCTGCGCCTGAGCCAGGTCATTGAGTGCCGTTTGCAGACTCTTAGACTTCTCCTCAATCTCGTCTTTCTGTTTCACCACCTCGGCAGTACGTTCCTGCACGATGTTTTCCAGTCGCTGCTTTTCCTTCTCCAACTGGCGGACATGGCGCTTGGCAAATGCATAGAGCAAGAAGACGAAGAGTAAGAAATATGAAATGAGCATATACCAGCGCTGGTAGAACGGGAATTGTATGGTAAACTTCAGTTGTTCCGTCTGAGTGATATTACCATAAGCATCCATTGCCTGCACCTCGAAGGTATGGCTGCCATAATTCAAGCTGGTGAATTTCACCTCCTGTTCGTCATCCCATGCCGACCAAGGTTGGTTGTCCTGTCTGTAGCGATAGAGGGTTTTCTTGATAAGGATGGTATTATCGAGGCCGAAGGTGAACTCCAGGTTACGCTCATCGCTCGACAATTTGAAATTCTTTGGCATCTCGCCATATCCACCCCACAGGATGCTGTCGCCATTCAGCTTCACGGTACGGATAAACAGTTTCGGCTGACTCTCCAGAATGGGGTCGGTGAAATTGCTTCTGTAGGTAATCAGACCGAAGTCGCCACCCATGATGAGCCTGTCGTCCATAAGCAGCATATCGCGTACATTATACTCGCTGATAGCATTCAGTTGCTTTTCATACGTCTTCTGTCTGTTGCCATCCTTAATACAGTAAAGTCCGCGTCCGTCGCTATTCGTCAGCCAAGTTGTTCCCGTCTTGTCCTTATAAGCCATCTGAGGGTAGGGTATAGGCTCTGTCTGATTCGCGCTGATGGTAAGCAGTCCCTTGTCCGTAGGCACTATCATGCCTGGCACCGTCTTATCCCCTTCCAGTATAACCTGATGGAAGTCTTTCTCCGCAGCCTTCTTACACCAGATGATGCCGTATAGGTTCTGGAGCCACATTGCCCCCTTCTCATCCATATAGATTTGCGTCACACGCTCCAAGTCGGCAATCTTCTTCCTGCTGCCGTTATCGCCGTTCAGGTACACACCATCGGGCTCACCCGTATAGAATCCCCCCTGCGCCTCCTTCACCGACATGGTGTTCTGGTTGTTCAGACGCTTAGCGTTGTTCTTATTGTTCACCAAGTAGAGACCGTTGCTTGTTGCCACGAGCAAGCCTTTCTTCGTGGTAATCATCTGCCAGCATTGATGCGACATATTGGCTACGGGGTGGAAGAACTTGTCTTCCATGTAGAACAAGCCATTGGTAGTTCCCGCGTAGAGCGTTCCCTCATGATAGAGGATTGACAAGGCCTCACCACGCAGACCCTCCTGTGCAGTAGAGTGGGTGTAGGTTGTAGGCACGGCAATGCAGAACAAACCATTGTTGGTGGCACCCCATAGGATACCCTTGCCGTTATAGGCCAACTTATTGATGGCATTCGAGCAAAGTCCGTTGTCCTCTGTGATGAAATATGCCGTCATGCCATTACTGAGAAACTCCACGCCATTCGCCTCTGTGGCCTTTGCCTTCAGCCCGAATCCGAGGTCAACCAGTTCGTTGCTTGGAGCCGTGTTCAGTATGTTCTGTTGGGCTTCCTTGATTTCCCCTTTGTCCAGGGTATATACATTTCCATCCTCCAGTTGGAAGACCATCTGCTTTCCGTTTTCCCATATTTGGGAAATGACGCCCTGAAAACTACCTTTCTCTACGGCATTATTCAGGATCAAGTCGCCCCTCTCATTACCCTTGATGAAGCCCAGATAATTATAGCCACCTGCCCAGATGGTACCTTTCGCATCACGGTACAGGGTCGTTATTCGGGTGATGTTCGGCGTGTGGATGATGCGCCATTCCGCCTGATCGTAATACAGCAGTCCCTCGAAGTTTGCCACATACACAAATCCCTTGTCATCCGTGGTGATGTCGAAGTTACGGTTATGCGCCTGATACTCATTGGCGCTGAAGTTACGCAGGAAGGGAAGTCCCTGTGCAAAGCACGTGATGAGTGATAAATGAAGGGCGATAAGTAGTAGCAGTCGTTTATTCATTTCTCACCTCCTTTCACGTTATTGATAAACATCTGGTAAGAAGCACTCTTGCCGATGTAGTTGTTCCATTGCTCTTCCGTGAGCAGATGCCCTTTCAGTCGGTCCACCATCAAATCAACTGATACCAGCGTCTCCGTGAGGTTACCGTTGTTATCGCCCGACCATAGGTGCGTCTTCTTATTGTCAATGTTGAAGTACCTGATCCATCCGTCCGACTCATCCGACTGGAACAGTTGTATAGGTTCTACCTTCTCATTCTCGTAAAGCCAGAGGTGCATCTTGCCGTCATAGCTCGACGAATAAAGCTGGTTACCGTTCACCTTCAAACGGGTGACGCGTGAGCGATGCCCCAGTAGTTCCTTCACCTTGCCATTCTTCTCCTCCACGTAAATCTTTCCGTCGCTGGTGCCGTAGGTGTTGATGCCCTTGTTGTCAGAACGGGCAAAGGCTGTCACGATACCCTTCACGGCATTGGGCTTGCGCCTGCTTTCCATCTTGTTCACACTCACAATCTCGTGCGTGTTGCCCTGCTCGTCAAAGATATACGGATGCTTGTTGATACGTCCAGAGGCCGTTATCTTGGCATTGAAATGTAAGGCGCCCTGCTGCTCGTAGGTCTTGGTATTCATAAACACCACACTACGTTCACCTACCACCACCAGTATGTCGTCACCAAACATATCCAATGCCTTGGGGTGACTGATGTCCGTCAGCATGATTGACTCAGCCTTGCCGTTTGCAGGGATGACAACCAACTGCCCCGTGTAACTTGCGGCGAAGATGGTGCCAGCAGGGTCAACATACACACTACGGAAATCATAATTGCTGTTAGCGAAGAGACTCTTCGTCTTCAACTTCTCATCCTGATTCACATGACGGAAAATCTCGCCATAGCTGCTCACGGTGACCAGTTCGTTATTGGTATTGGGGA containing:
- a CDS encoding sensor histidine kinase; translated protein: MEKQMEDLQQKLKEQEKLASLGLLSAGIAHEIQNPLNFVINFSKMSDKLLNDLTEIVEDNEDKLPENDREEVEDIVADLKENMAKIVEHGERAISIIRGILLMSRGKENEFLPTDVCHLVKEYVWLAYHAMRANDKSFNISIKENYQEGIPQMMVIPQDLSRAVLNVMSNACYAVKQRSQQEGADYQPTIEVVVSAADELIIQIKDNGTGMSDEVKEHLYENFFTTKPVGQGTGLGMGITRDIIENKHGGQLSFDSNEGQGTCFTFVLPIKKA
- a CDS encoding non-ribosomal peptide synthetase, which encodes MNNLFKRIVEQHSSDIALKFGNQSATYHELDLISDKIAQLIIDCGLSPKECPFIGLYSSRTLYTIPMMLGIWKAGFAYVPMDPKFSSERIDYILDDCKLQLILTDCVAPTADYPLTHWMTINESVLNDVHPTSICAEPNTYAYVIYTSGTTGRPKGSPITQAGVQNLIEARLQLIPSEENTLETSLASIVFDYSIWEIFCPLMTGTPVYFLSEQERNNPQLIAELLEHQPVTTFSITPTHLSVVPFKKYPHLKYLTVAGESCPEPLIRKWQKACKVINAYGPTETTVVTVAGIMTPESSANDLGKPFQGVTCYILDEHLHQVPQGTKGELYIGGIQLSGGYLNNEELNKQKFIANPFVSQAPSAPILYASGDMVYQQPDGHIIYCGRKDSQVKIRGFRIELGEVKTALEKCESVESAAVEAVTQGEQKYLRAFVKAAVSPINPVQVREELKGKLPPYMIPSRIIEVSTIPKNINGKTDFHALAAMMPTEHLQDEISGDVEREIAAIWHHILGDATPFDSDSDFIGVGGDSISVILMTEQLRQQFNIQITIDDVYSHLKLRQIALFVSSAVQGENISTSTSEDTDLQTVPLSYYLQNVFVHCQLSQQASLAYNLVELIPFGLSLEKDKLLAAWNKLVQIQSALRMTFFTDSEGKHYLKVNDFKEQTDIPEFSVADENAIKELVTERLSHPFDLMHGPLYFVELYHDADGRWLFAVYTHHLISDGWSLDELSKQLYKLYEGKEITVKDNFANYVFNTNEKEQSALGTDSKQYWDQYLQDVPELNLPGFKTDSDNTDYTTGCVAASMNPTLSKAIHDYCSQHHVTLFSFLSSAFMLVCSRISRQQQFTIGYPSSGRASSTHFDLVGYFVHPYPLKYDSSLLDMTFSQLCNHTMKDIREATAHPYALVKLPYFNFTLENMRYETSIGVNLPYQLAPLTLTVDNDDKNLQCRWLYRQSMAEKKDVELLSRCYLALLQNLVEDNDKHSVRSASMVDKSEYDRQVRLNTISPLSKPKETIIDVFLHQVAHHPDHLALKDENCSYTYQQLDEASHRVAASLLSDELPQGAVGIYCERSSQSLATILGIVRAGCFYVPLNDSYPKERLRHIMTDSGMQRIVTTQSLKKDIEDLVPSVRIYLIEDLIEAQIEDTLQPKITASTPAYMIYTSGTTGQPKGVIVPHSSVVSMVTIGAPSVYCPTADDRIIQFSTYIFDASVIDIFCALLTGATLITAPESLKKDPERLFQLMEDEQITWACIPPAFLHSCHKDATTSLKTILVGGESPSQEIISRYSNIRFINGYGPTENTVCSTSHTYGNDTTQDSNCIGKPLSGVTCYVLDDDQNLLPDGVVGELYLGGLQLATGYHNRPELNNKSFINNPFVSPSDLEKGINTRLYATGDMVCRKADGLLYFMGRKDFQVKLRGYRIELADIESSILSHPEVQQCVVEVRQMGDANQLVAHIETANSQLTATCLRDWLSDKLSTYMIPAYWSFSDHFPLTHNGKIDRPRLPEPQLCSAGSDNNEELLEVERRCRFTISTIVGIEAESIDVNANLMEEIGMNSLQILEYVSQMQARGFQIHAADVYHCKTIRKLTEFMESNKEPLTQEQIDGRVIYFATPDNRHKPLLIVCSGTPYFEAFYMNLHHVFKDQYTILVVETASEFYSLRPDFPIDMDALMAEYARILRPILKDRTTPIVTTGLCLGGDMALRLAEELDTQKIARPSAVIIDGFACRSKYGADWGGMVVEPGISEEVVKFRNHVLHTLSGSFVQHHYSGPAHLIMCTEFEDAPGQTREEAIAHFPVNKANWKESQPDMPITFVGSVHMQMVHDPENLRIIKQVIDSYAFA
- a CDS encoding TonB-dependent receptor yields the protein MRQKVLIIIAILCFQMPLSGSAQDVGSARQIYDQAEKEYQIGRLEQATQLLKSNLKYFNGNLKQNAYRLLSLCYLAQDSIALAESYTSLLIQENPYYTSVQDPVRFEDMISRLKTGRSTTVTTASSQAEKISEAPVPVTIITSEMIEMLGYNKNLNQILAAYIPGVSEVASANLDNIAMHGAYTASQENILIMENGHRLNARSTNLGRTDYAINTQKIDHIEVLRGPASSLYGNVALTAVVNIITKDGTSVNGLTAQYGYGSLNTHKADFQAGTHFMNCDVFAWASLYSSDGEDRYLSPELDQSLDIYRIAGVPSSYGGYAHINKYAEKPSYDVGVNIKLNDFSLMFSSKSGKKTQQYSVLSHLYDYDTYRWFDGQKPGYCVDENHADLSYSKKLGNFSLNASVYGDWYDINDYSAASDFMEYEEFNDDGTPAKDEQGNPIKITYIGAYQIYDWKEMTIGASLRGDYNYTLGKMKGNLLAGMQYEYFSLYDTYGMVGVNFDDIMLFFSEKNNTIKTGRENNISFFVQDKHYFTPKLILNAGTRFDSKYRANGVRINAFSPRVAFIYTSSRALSMKLSYSRSFVDAPYFYRLNMDNTYKGSIDLKPEYLNAVQFNVMGDILLKNLTYDVNLFYNRFSDIIYSIPSAGLEDDKYRNSGKLETIGAECALHYNGKRLKANFTASHTRILSAKDYPVKGHHIYSVPDFISNVQLMYDVLGKNNQHLWLTSNVKFGSKFYIQSPDPTLEDTKYSDNTVIDLGARYQFGKHMSLQLDCENIFDKKTYISGATLIIMPWYNPGRTLLASIKYTL